The Alcaligenes faecalis sequence TCGAAGTGCTGACCTACGACGATCACTACAAGGCAGCCGATGCGGTTACTGCCACCAACCGTCTGATCGATCAGGATGACGTGAAGTACATCATCGGGCCGATTGGCTCGGCTTCGGTCATGGCCATGAAGCCCATTACCGAGCGCAACAAGGTCATCATGCTGTCCAACAGCTACTCGACTGAAGTGCTGGATGCGAACACGCAGTACATGTTCCGTGTGCTGCCTACGCAATATGAATACAACCGCCAGTTGATCGGTTGGTTAAAGCAGGAGCGCCCGGAACTGAAACGTTTGGCGATCCTGTCGCCTAACGATGCAACCGGCTGGAGCACGCAAAAGATTCAGACCGCTGCCTATAAGGACGCCGGTTACGACGTGGCTGAAACCAAGTTCTTCGAGCGTTCGCAAAACGACTTCCGCACTTTGCTGACCAGCATTCTGGCCAAGAACGTGGACTTCATCGAACTGGATACCGTGCCACCCGGCCCGGCCGGTATTGTGATCCGTCAGGCACGCGAAATGGGCTTCAAAGGCCAGTTCACCAAGTTTGGCGGCAATAACGTGGCTGAAACCGTGAAGTCTGCCGGCGCGGACAATGCGGAAGGAACTTTGGTGTATTTGTCGGCCGACCCGTCCAGCGAGCCCTATCAGAAGTTGAGCCAGGCTTACGCCAAAGTCCACAGCAACAGCATGGATGACTTCGTTTTCTACTTCTACGATGCCACCCGCTTGCTGTTCAAGGCCATTAACGAAGCTGGCACCGTGGACGATACCGATGCCGTGCGTGCCCGCATTGAAGCCAATAGCAGCTTTGATGGTATTCAAGGCGCGATTGTGTGGGGTGGCAAGGATGTCTATGGCGTGAACCACCAGATCGCCACCCCGGCCTACCTGGGGGTGATCGAGGGCGGCAAGGCCAAGGTCATCAACAAGTTCGACGCCCGCTGATTACCGGTTTTGTTTCAGTACGCATTCCGCCATGACGGTGGAGTGCACCTTGATACGGTTAGCCATTATGCAGATCGCAATGCAAATCGCCATCATCGCCCTGATGTCCACGTTCGTGTACGCCCTGGTAGCCCTGGGTTTCACGCTGGTGTTTGGCATCTTGCGGGTGGTGAACTTCGCTCACGGCGAGTTCTACATGCTGGGCGCTTACGCCATGTATGTGTTTTATGGTCAGTTTGGCTGGCCCTACTTGCCCTCTATCGCGGCCGCTGCTGTGTTGGTGGGATTCCTGGGTTTACTGGCTGAACGCGGCCTGTTCCGTCGCTTTGTGGGCGACGAGATGGGCGGCATGATCATGTCCCTGGCTTTGGCGATTACCTTGCAGGCCGGGATCTCGCTGTTGTTCTCGGTGGACGAACAATCGGTACGCCGTCCGGTGGAAGGTGCCTGGCAAATTGGCCAAGCCTTTTTCGCCAAGGATCAATTGCTGATCGTAGGCATGAGTGTGCTGGCGCTGGCTGCCTTCTATTTTCTGATCGAGCGCACCCGTATCGGCATGACAATACGGGCAGTGGCGCAGGACCGGGAAGTGGCACGTCTGCAAGGCGTCAGCTCCTGGAAGATCATGGCCTTCACCTTTGCCTTGAGCTGCGGCCTGGCCGGTTTGTCGGGTGCCCTGATGGCGCCGGTCTATACCGTGCATCCGTATATGGGTGAAGCCGTGGTGGTGAAGGCTTTCATTATTGTGGTTCTGGGAGGCTTGGGCAGCTTGCCCGGTGCAGTGGTTGCCGCCCTGATTCTGAGTGTCACCGAGGCCGTGGCGTCAACCTTCTATAACGCGACCGTGGCCACCATGTTGTCCTTCCTGATCGTGATGGCCGTGTTGCTGGTCAAACCCAGCGGTTTGATGGGGAGATCGTCATGAGCGCGATCAAAACAGCTTCGTTCTATCCGCGCGATGGCGTCCTGCATTGGGTCTGGCATGCCGTCGTGGTTGCGGTGCTGCTGGGTTGGCCCGTGTGGGCCGGACAGCCTCGTTTTGCCCTGCATCTGGCCATCATGGTGTCGCTGTACGCCTGCCTGGCCATGAGCATGAATCTGGTTTTGCGCATCGGCCAGCTCTCGCTGGCGCATGGTGCCTTGTTCGGGCTGGGGGCGTATGCCTCGGCCATTTTGAGTCGAGATTATGGCTGGTCCTTTCCAGCCGCGTTTTTGGGCGCCGGAGTATTGACGGCAGCGTTAGCTGTGATCACCGGCCCTGTTTTTATGCGTATCAAGGGTGTGCATTTTGCGCTCTTGACCTTTGCCCTGGGCGAAGCCGTAGTGCTGTGCTTTATCGAGTTCCATGAACTGTTTGGTGGCAATAACGGCTTTGGGCAGATTCCGTCCTTGCATGCCAGTTTGCCAATTCCTGAAGGGCGTTACGGCGTTTATCTGGTGACGACCAGCTTTGCCTTGGTGGTGTACTTTGTGCTGCGGGCCTTGTACCGCCGTGAATGGGGTATGGTGGCGGACTCCTTGCATCAGAACGAGCAGTTGGTGCGTTCCGGTGGTTTGAATGTGCTGCGCTTTCGGGTCAGCGTGTTTGTGCTGAGCGCCTTGATTGCCGGCTGGACGGGCAGTCTGTATGCCCATTACCAAGGCTATATCTCGCCTGACTCCTTCGGTTTCTGGACTGCTGTGAATGCCGTCATCATGAATGTATTGGGAGGGGTCGGTGCCCTGGCTGGTGCCGTGGTGGGAGCGGCGATTTTGATCCCCCTGCCCGAGCTGCTGCGTGACTTGTTGCAGTACCAGCGCCTGATCTACGGCCTGACCTTGATTTTGTTGCTCTTGTTCTTGCCGCAAGGCCTGGCGGGTCTGTGGAGTAAGTGGCGCGGCGCGCGCAAGGAGGCAGCATGAGCGTGCAATTGAATGTTCAGGGCCTTAGCCGACATTTTGGTGGTATTCGTGCGGTGGACGAGGTGTCCTTCAGCACGGCCCCCGGCCAGATTACTGGCGTGATTGGCCCCAACGGGGCCGGTAAAACCACGCTGTTCAATCTGATTGCCGGTACAACCAAACCCAGTGCAGGTGCTGTCATCATGGATGGAGCCCCCATTACGGGCCGCCCGGCCGCGTCCTTGGCGCGCCAGGGTCTGGTGCGTACCTTCCAGATGACGCATGTATTTGCAGGCCATACGGTATTTGAAAACCTGTACCGCGCGGCCCTGTTCCGTCAGTTTCCTTCGCCCTGGTCGCTGTTCAACCCTTGGGGTGTGCGTCGTGGCCGCCAGGAAGCAGCCCGACAGGCAGAACAAGCTTTGGCCTTGATTGGCCTGGAGTCAGTCGCCGATGAGCAGGCCGATTCGCTAGCCTACGGCCTGCAGAAGATTTTGGGTGTGGGTATGGCCCTGACAGCCATGCCCCGCCTTCTTTTAATGGATGAGCCCGCCGCTGGCCTGAACCCGGTGGAAACCGTGGCCATGGCCGACCTGATCGAACGTATTCACGCCAGTGGCATTGATGTGGTGGTGGTCGAGCACGATATGGGCCTGGTGATGCGCCTGTGCCAAAAGCTGGTGGTGCTGGTCAATGGCCGTTTGCTGGCCGAAGGCCCGACGGCTCAGGTGCGTCAGGACCCACGGGTAATTGAAGCTTATCTGGGTGCGGATCTGGACAAGGAACCTGGTATGGAACCGCCTGTGGAGAGCCGCGCTTCTCATCATGGCAAGGGACAGCCCGCCTCGGCATTGGCTTTCAGTCCGGACACGACAGCCGCCAAGGTCAGCAAGCCTGCGCCCATGCTGGAAATCAAGGACTTGAGCGTGTCTTACGGTGCCGTGCGCGCCCTGGACAAGGTCAGCTTTGCGGTAGAAGAAGCCAGTGTGTGCGCCGTGATTGGGGCCAATGGCGCCGGTAAATCGACCTTGATGAAAGCCATTAGTGGTCTGGTGCCGGTTGCCGGAGGAGAAATCCTGCTGGAAGGCCAGCCTATCCAGAATCTGAACGCAGAGCGCCGTGTGAATCTGGGCATTGCCCTGTCGCCGGAAGGTCGTCGCCTGTTCCCTGAATTGACCGTGCGCGAGAACCTCTTGATGGGGGCGTATCTGCGTCGCGATCAGGTCGACATTACGGTGGACCTGGAGCGTATTTACGGCTACTTCCCCCGTTTGCTGGAGCGCGAGCAAAGCCAGGGTCGTCACCTATCCGGTGGCGAGCAGCAAATGTGCGCGATTGGCCGTGCCTTGATGTCCCGCCCCCGCCTGCTTTTGCTGGATGAACCTTCCCTGGGCCTGGCCCCGGCGGTCACCTTGGAAGTGGCCCGTGCGATTCGTCAGATCAGTCAGGACGGCACCACGATTGTGCTGGTGGAACAGAACGCTCGCTTGGCGCTGAAGTTGTCGAACCATGCCGTTGTGCTGGAAACCGGGCGCTTGAGCCTGGCAGGCGACAGCCAAGACATCATGAACAACCCGCAGATTGCGGCGGCCTATCTGGGCCAGGCCGCAGAGTCATCGCATCATGCCTAATATTTATCAGGTCGCCATGTTTAACGCCGAGCGCCACCCCGGCAAGGTAGCGGTCTCGGACGAGCGTCAAGCCTTGTCTTTTGGCCAGCTCTGCGCCCGTGCGCGAGCCTTGGCAGCCTATTTGAAAGGTTTGGGCGTACAGCCAGGGGATCGGGTGGCCATCATGACGCCCAATTCCATCGACTATCTGGCCTTGCTGCATGCCACGGCCGTAGGCGGTTTTTCTCTGGTGCCGGTCAATACTCGTTACGGTGCTGCTGAATTGCGTTATCTGCTGGATGATGCTCAGCCTACCGTGTGCATTGTGGCCCCGGCCTATCGTCCCTTGCGCGAGCAGATCGAGTCTGAAGGCGGCTTGAACAGTGCCGTACAGTGGCTGGAGCACTTTCCTGATTCCTTGCCCGATCACCGTGCGGATGACCCGGTGCAGCATCGCTTTGGCCGTGTGGGGGATGAGGATGTTGCCATCATCATGTACACCTCGGGTACGACCTCAGCACCCAAGGGGGCCATGCTGACACATGGCAATCTGTCGGCCAATGCGGTGAACTACATTATGGAGCTGGGCATTGATGCCAACAGCCGCTCCTTGCTGGCGACGCCCTTGTTTCACATTGGCGGCTTTGGGGTGGTGAATGGTCCCATTCTGTATGCCGGTGGCAGCTTGCATGTGGTGCCGCGTTTCGAGGCCGATGCGGTCATGGACGCGCTGCGTCTGTACCAGCCTACGCATGTGTTTTTGTTGTCCGCCATGTGGGTGGGTTTGACCGATCACCCTGAATTTAAAGAACTGTCCCTGCCCGGTGCCCAGTTTGTGCAAACTGCGGCTGCACCTTTGGGCCCGTGGCGTCAGGATTTGATCCGTACTGTGTTTCCCAATGCTGAATTCAGTTGGGGCTTTGGCATGACGGAAAGCTGTGTCACCACCATCAAGAATCGCTACACGCAGGAGATTCTGGAGCATCCCGGTTCTATCGGTTACCTGTGGCGGCATGTGCAATATCGACTGGTCGATGCCGACGGCAAGGTGCTGCCCGATCAGCGCGGGCCGGGTGAAATGCAGGTGCGTGGCCCGACGGTGTTCAAAGGCTATTGGCGACAGCCCGAGCTGACCGCCCAGGTGCTGGATGCCGATGGATGGCTGCACACGGGCGATTTGATTCGGGTGGACGATGAAGGCTTTGCCTATTTCATGGGCCGCAGCAAAGATATGATCAAGACGGGCGGCGAAAACGTGGCCGCGCTGGAAGTGGAAAACTGTCTGGCCAGCCACACCGATGTGCGCGAGGCCGCCGCCTTTGGCCTGCCCCACGAGTATTGGGGCGAAGAGCTGGTTGCCGCGATTGTGCCCGCTAATGGCCGCGAGCCGGATGTGGAAGTCTTGCGCGAGTTTTGTCGGGAAAAACTGTCCGGCTTTAAAGTACCCAAACGCATCTTTATTGTGGACTCCCTGCCCCAGTCCTCGTCGGGCAAAGTGCAGAAGTTTCTTCTTCGACAAAGGTATGTCTGATGCTGACTTCTTTATCTCTGTTTGACCCTGCCGTGCTGGCTGCCTGGGCCAAGCGCGCCCGCGCCGATGATTTTGTACGGCAGCACAGCGTGCTGGCCGATGTTTGCGTGGCGCTGCGCAATACCGACACCGGCGAGCATAGTTGGTTGGCCGTGTCAGAGCGGGATGTGCAGGCGGGCACAGGCTCGCGCGAGGTGCCGTTCTGGCTGGAAGGCGATAGTGCTGCCTTTGCAGATCTGGCCCAGGGTTTTCCATTTAACCGCTTGGTGCGTCAACACCGACTGGTGGTGGGAGGTGATTTGCGCGCCTGCGTGCAGAACTGGATGTTGTTGTACGCCTTGACCCGCCTGACGGGCGAGCTGGAGGTCTGAGCATGCCTTATGTGACCACTGCGGATGGTATCCGCGCCTATTACGATCTGGCCGGTTCCGGTCCAGCCTTGGTGATGGTGCACGGCGCCAGTCAGGACAGCCTGTCCTGGCAATATGTGCTGGACCACTTTGCGCCCTTTTACACGGTGTATGCCCTGGATTTGCCCGGTCACGGCAAGAGTGGCATGCCATTGGGTGGCCCTCATACCGCCACCCCGCAAAACGCCCAATATCTGCTGCAGTTTCTGGATGCAGCGGGTGTTCAGGACCCGGTCCTGATGGGCCACTCCATGGGTGGCGGTGTCGTTGCCCAGGCAGCGGCCATGGCCCCCGAGCGTATTCGTGGCCTGGTGCTGGTCGATGGCGCTTCGGTGAATGTTGTGAAGTCCTCTGGTTATAACCCGCGCATTCTGGAGATGGCGCGCATCAATCCGGGCGACTGGTTTGAAGTGACTTTCCGCACCTTGATGGGCACCCTGTCCGACCCGGCCCGTGCGCTGGAAGTGGTGACGGACGCTCGACGTTGCATTCCGGCGGTAGCCTTTGCGGATATTTGCGCCTTTGGCGGTTTCCGTATGGAGCAGATTCTGGACGATATTCGCTGCCCGGTGGTGATTGTGGAGGGGGGCGAGGACTGGTCCGTGCCGCCAGAGTCCGCCAGAGAGGTCGAACGCTTGCTGCGAGAAGGCAAAGTTCCGGTGGAATATATAGAATGGCCGGGCATCGGGCATTTTCCCCAAAGTGAATGTCCTGAGCAGTTCACCCGCGACACCCTGGCTGCGATGCGCCGCCTGTCTCTTTAAGCTGAAAACCGTATGGCAAACACCGAATCCCAGTCCAGCGCCAAGCCAACCCTGTATCAGAACATGAGCGATCGCTTGTTGGAGCTGATCCGTTCGGGCCATTACCCCGTCGGTTCCAAGCTGCCCACCGAGATGGATCTGTGCGAGATGTACGGGGTCGGTCGGCACACGGCGCGTGAAGCCATACGCAAGCTGACCGATCTGGGTTTGATCGAGCGGCGTCGCCGTGCCGGTACCACCGTAATACGTCAGCATCCCAAGCCGCAGTTTGGCCTGGCGCTGGACACCACGGATCAGTTGCAGCGCTATCTGGAGTTCACCGATCTGCACGTGCATAAAAAGGCGGTCTGTGTGGACAAGCAGCCGCCCGAAACCGCGCTGGACGGTGATCCGGCAGATTGGGTGAAGGTGGAAACCTACCGCAGTGTGCCGGGCAGCAAGCGTGGCATTTCCTGGACAGATATTTATCTGCGCAAGGAATACCAGGCGGTGGCTGACCTGATTTCTACCCAGCCCGGTGGTGTGTATCCGCTGCTGGAGGAACACTGTGGCGAAGTGGTGGAAACCATCGAGATGGAAATCTCCGCCTCGCGCTTTCCCCCGCATGTTGCCCGCTTTCTGGGCTACGAGGACTCCGATCCGGCGCTGCTGATTATCCGTACCTTCCGCAATCTGGCGGGCAAGGTCATGGAAGTGGCGGTCAGCTTTTACCCACCTTATGAATTCCGCTACGTCACGCGCCTGTCGCGCAGTGATGGGAGCCATCGCTCACAGAGCTGATTTTTCCGAACCTTTGGGGAGACATTCATGAAACGCAAATATGGCCGCAGTGTGACGGTCAAGGTGACGGGCGACCATGCGCTGGTGCGCTTTGATCGCGGCGTGAACCGTAATGCTATTGATCAGGACACTTTGCTGGCCCTGACGCAAGTGGCGCAGGATCTGGCCTTGTCGCTGGAGATTCACACCGTGGTGCTGACCGGGGCCAAGGATATTTTCTCGGCCGGGATTGATTTGAAAGACCCGCAAAAGTGGAACGATGAACAGGCCGGCTTGCTGGAGCGCCGCGATGTGGCCCAGCGTGGTGCGCGTTTGTGCCGTTTGTGGGAGGAACTGCCTCAGTTGACCATTGCCGCCATTGAAGGCGCGGCTGTGGGTGGTTCGGTTGCCCTGGCACTGGCTTGCGATTGGCGTGTGGCTTCGCAATCGTCTTTCTTGTATCTGCCCGAAGCCAAGGTGGGTCTGAACATGGGCTGGGGTGCCATTCCACGCATGGTGAACATGCTGGGTGCCGCTCGCACCAAACGGGCCATCTTGTTGGCCGAACGCTTCGGTGCTGAACAGGCGATGGATTGGGGCCTGCTGGATGAAGTCTGCGAACCTGGTCAGGCCGTGGCCGTGGCACAGTATTTGGCCAAGCGGGCTTCGGAATCGCCTGCGGCGATTATTCGCATGACCAAGGAGTCGGTGAATCAGGTCGCCAATGCCTTGAACCGTCTGGGCATTTATATGGATGCGGATCAGGCGCTGGTATGTCGCGACAGCGTAGAGGGAGCCCAGGCGCGTGCGGGTTTTTTGTCGCCGGGCCGCGCCTAGGTAAAACGGCTTTCGATCAGGCGGTTTGACGCTCTTGTGCCAGTCGCCCCATCCCCTGCGGGAATAAGTCCAGGCCAGCGGTTGCCACCAGATCCCAGAAGCCAGCGGGGGAACTGGACACGACGGTGACGCCCAATTTGTCCTCGACCTGACGCACCGCTTCCAGCGACACTAACCCCCCGCATGACAGCAGCAAGCCTTGTGCCTGACCGGGGGCCTGTTCCTGGGCGATGTCCCAGGTTTTCAGGCACAGATCGACCAGCTCTTGTGTGCTGATCTTGGACATGGCCGTGACGTCATTGACCCCCAGACCATAAGCGCACACGGCTTGAATCTGGTTCTGGCCCAGAAAATGGACCAAGCGTTGGTTCACGTCATCAATATAGGAAGACGCGACTGCCACCCGTTCGATGCCGCTGACACGCAGGCCGCGCAAGATGGCGTGGCTCATGGTGGAGCATGGCAAGCCGGTGGATTCGCACAGACGAGCCACCAGCTCTTCGTTAAAGTCTGAGCCACGGTAAAAGCTCAGCGACGTCCCCATCAAGGAAACGGCCTGGGCGCCACGAGCGGCCAGTTTCTGGGCCGCTTGGACAACTTGGTCGATGACCTGGTCATAGCCTTCCTTGTCCACCGAACTGAGGGCCAGACCTTGGGCGATGAAGTTGATTTCGGGGTACATTTCCGGGCCTTCGGGCGGCACCAAACCGGCGGCCGGTGGCACGATCAGGCCCAGTACGGGGCGCTTGGTATCTGAGTTGTCAGTCGTCATAACAGTCGCTGCTTGTTTCATTGTTTAAAGTCGAGTTGGGCGGTCTTGATGACATTGGCCCAGCGTTCTGTTTCTTCACCCAGCCATTGTTCGGTGGCCTGGGCATCTTGATAGCCGGCTACCGAGCCTTGAGCCAGGAAGGCATCCTGCACTTGCTGTTGCTGCATGCTGTTTGCCAATGCCTTGCTGACGGTGGCGACCAGGGCGGGGTCTACGTTCTTGGGGGCCAGCATGAACAGCGAGGGTGTCACGCTGTAGCCGGGAATGGTTTCCGACACGCTGGGCAGATCGGGCATGCCGGGAAAGCGACGTTCGGACAAGGTGGCCAGCAAACGGATGCGGCCGGACTTGGCCAGGCCAATTGAAGAGGCCAGGCTGGCAAAGGACATGGACACTTCACCGGCAGCGAGGGCCTGGCTGGCGGGAGCGCCACCACGATATGGGACATGGACCAGTTCAGTCTGGGTCTTCAAGGCGAACAGCTCGCCGCCCAGATGATGGACCGAGCCTACACCCACCGAGGCAAAGGTTTCCGTTTGAGCGGGCGCCTTGCGGATGGCCTCGATCAGTTCGGCCACAGTGTTGACGGGGCTGTCACCGGGGACGGCCAGGGCCAGATCAGACTGGCCCACCATGCCAATCGACGTGAAATCGCGCTGCAAGTCATAACGCAGCGCCGGGTAGATGTAGGGGGCGACCAGCAAAGAGGTATCGGCAAACAACAGCGTGTTGCCGTCAGCCTGGGATTTGGAGACGTAGTCGGCAGAAATGGTGCCACCAGCGCCGGATTTGTTTTCCACAATCACGGTGCGGTCCAGCTCCTTGCTTAGTGCCTGGGCGGTGACGCGGGCCAGGGTGTCGACCCCGCCACCGGGGGCAAAACCCACGACCAGACGAATGGGTTCGGCAGCGTGTAAAGCGGCCACAGGGCTTAATGTCAGGGCGAGCGCAGCCAGCGCCCGCCGTGTGAAACGGCTTGCAAACATGAGAAAGTCTCCTCGGTATGAGTGGGTTTTTTAGCTAATTATGGATTTAGTGCCGCATATAAAACCCGGCCAAAGGGTTGAGCTGGGCATGGAGCCAGCTATACCGTTCGCGCTTGTCGAACTCCCATTTCTCGGGATGGGCTTGGGCGACACGGCGCAGGGATTCGGCACCGGAGAGCACATGGCTGGCCGCAGCCTGCATGGCGCTGGGGCCGTCACGCAGGGCCAGGGCCTGGGTCAAGGCCTGATGTTCATGCCAGGATTGCTCCATGCGGTTTTCCTGATCCAGATGGCGGTGGCGGTAAGGGTTGGTCAGACGACGCAGGTGTTCAATTTGCTGCACCATGAAGGTATTACCGGCAATGCTGTGAATCAGGGCGTGAAATTCGGCGTTGTAGGTGGCGTAATCTGTCAGGTTTTTTTCTTGCAGGGCCTTGAATCCGCGTTTTTGCAAACGCTCCAGTTCGCGGATCTGGGCATTGCTGATGCGATAGGCAGCCAGTTGGGTGCAGGCACCTTCCAGCAAGGCCAGGGTTTCCAGCATTTCCTCCAGTTCTTCAATCGTGTGCTGGGTGACAAAGATACCGGCTCGGGGGGCGATGCGAACTTGCCCGGTGGCCGCTAACTGCAGTAAGGCTTCACGCACGGGGGTGCGTGATACCCGGAAAAATGTGCACAGCAAGGACTCATCAATGGCGCCGCCCGGCGGCAGATCACCGCTGGCAATGCGGTGCTCCAGTTCGATTCGTACCCGGTCAGTATTGCTCAGTGTCATGCCCGTCTCCTAGGCCCTTTGTTATTTTTTAGGCTTAAATGATTCTAGGGAGGGCTTTTTGATATATCAATTAAGGCTTATCCGAGGGTAAAGAAAGGGCGGTCCCGTTTTGATTCGGGGAAATTTCACGGATAATTCATTTTTGCTGGCCCCTGCACCTGTTCAGATAGAGGGGAAGCGCGCCACTTTTCGGATAAAAACCCCCATGAGCGAAGAACGTAAACCACTCGATGCGCTGGCCAGCAGTGCCATGCTGGTCTTGTGCCTGATCTGGAGTTTTCAGCAGATTTTGCTCAAGGCCACGGCGCATGACATGGCACCTATTTTTCAGATTGGTTTGCGCTCGGGGGTGGCCTGTGTGCTGGTCACTGTGCTGGTTCTGGTACGCACACACAAGCTGACCTTTACAGCAGGGGCCTGGAAGCCGGGTTTGATGGCCGGTTTGCTGTTTGCGTTGGAATACTTGCTGCTGGGAGAAAGCTTGCGTTTTACGTCGGCGGCGCATGCCGTGGTGTTTCTCTACACGGCGCCGGTGTTTGCGGCCTTGGGCCTGCATATTCTCTTGCCGTCGGAGCGTTTGGCCCGCCTGCAATGGGTGGGGATCGGGTTGGCGGTGGCGGGTATCGCCATTACCTTTTTGGGCCCGGCCAGCCTGGATGGGGCGGATCTGGGCCGCATGCTGATTGGGGACTTGATGGCCTTGGCTGCCGGGGCCTTGTGGGGCTTTACCACCGTGCTGATCCGCAGTACTCGCCTGTCAGCCGTTCCGCCGTCGGAGGCTTTGCTGTATCAACTGTTCAGTGCTTTTGCGATTCTGATGGTAGCCGCGGTTGTGACCGGGCAAACCAAGGTGCATTGGTCCGGTTTGCTGGGTGCCAGCCTGGTATTTCAGTCCGTGGTGGTGGCGTTCTTGAGCTTTCTGGTCTGGTTCTGGTTGCTGCGCAAGTATCAGGCGTCGCGTTTGGGGGTGTTCTCTTTTGCCACCCCTTTGTTTGGGGTTCTATTCGGGGCGTTTTTGCTGGGTGAAGCCATAGAGCCCCGTTTTGTGATGGGCGCATTGCTGGTGCTGATGGGCATTACCCTGGTCAGCACCTATAGCTGGATCAGTCAGCAGCGACGTCGCAGAACGTGAGCAAGTCAGCGATCCGATGCAAATGAACTAAGGGGCAAGGCGTTGCCGCAAGCTGCTTTTCAACCAGCGGCAAAATTGGCGGGCATCACGTTGTTGGGGGGATTGTGCGTTGACATAGGCCATGTAGGTTGCGCCCGTGGCAACTTGGCCAGGGCCCACTTCCCGCAAGACGCCATCGCGTAGATGGTCCATGACGAGCAAGCGTGGCACAA is a genomic window containing:
- a CDS encoding branched-chain amino acid ABC transporter permease; the encoded protein is MTVECTLIRLAIMQIAMQIAIIALMSTFVYALVALGFTLVFGILRVVNFAHGEFYMLGAYAMYVFYGQFGWPYLPSIAAAAVLVGFLGLLAERGLFRRFVGDEMGGMIMSLALAITLQAGISLLFSVDEQSVRRPVEGAWQIGQAFFAKDQLLIVGMSVLALAAFYFLIERTRIGMTIRAVAQDREVARLQGVSSWKIMAFTFALSCGLAGLSGALMAPVYTVHPYMGEAVVVKAFIIVVLGGLGSLPGAVVAALILSVTEAVASTFYNATVATMLSFLIVMAVLLVKPSGLMGRSS
- a CDS encoding AMP-binding protein, producing the protein MPNIYQVAMFNAERHPGKVAVSDERQALSFGQLCARARALAAYLKGLGVQPGDRVAIMTPNSIDYLALLHATAVGGFSLVPVNTRYGAAELRYLLDDAQPTVCIVAPAYRPLREQIESEGGLNSAVQWLEHFPDSLPDHRADDPVQHRFGRVGDEDVAIIMYTSGTTSAPKGAMLTHGNLSANAVNYIMELGIDANSRSLLATPLFHIGGFGVVNGPILYAGGSLHVVPRFEADAVMDALRLYQPTHVFLLSAMWVGLTDHPEFKELSLPGAQFVQTAAAPLGPWRQDLIRTVFPNAEFSWGFGMTESCVTTIKNRYTQEILEHPGSIGYLWRHVQYRLVDADGKVLPDQRGPGEMQVRGPTVFKGYWRQPELTAQVLDADGWLHTGDLIRVDDEGFAYFMGRSKDMIKTGGENVAALEVENCLASHTDVREAAAFGLPHEYWGEELVAAIVPANGREPDVEVLREFCREKLSGFKVPKRIFIVDSLPQSSSGKVQKFLLRQRYV
- a CDS encoding ABC transporter substrate-binding protein — protein: MKNGIRGVLAAAGMMAALGVQAQTLKLGVVGGMTGPGAPWGLAIDGGVKIAVDEINQAGGLAVGDKKYQVEVLTYDDHYKAADAVTATNRLIDQDDVKYIIGPIGSASVMAMKPITERNKVIMLSNSYSTEVLDANTQYMFRVLPTQYEYNRQLIGWLKQERPELKRLAILSPNDATGWSTQKIQTAAYKDAGYDVAETKFFERSQNDFRTLLTSILAKNVDFIELDTVPPGPAGIVIRQAREMGFKGQFTKFGGNNVAETVKSAGADNAEGTLVYLSADPSSEPYQKLSQAYAKVHSNSMDDFVFYFYDATRLLFKAINEAGTVDDTDAVRARIEANSSFDGIQGAIVWGGKDVYGVNHQIATPAYLGVIEGGKAKVINKFDAR
- a CDS encoding GntR family transcriptional regulator; amino-acid sequence: MANTESQSSAKPTLYQNMSDRLLELIRSGHYPVGSKLPTEMDLCEMYGVGRHTAREAIRKLTDLGLIERRRRAGTTVIRQHPKPQFGLALDTTDQLQRYLEFTDLHVHKKAVCVDKQPPETALDGDPADWVKVETYRSVPGSKRGISWTDIYLRKEYQAVADLISTQPGGVYPLLEEHCGEVVETIEMEISASRFPPHVARFLGYEDSDPALLIIRTFRNLAGKVMEVAVSFYPPYEFRYVTRLSRSDGSHRSQS
- a CDS encoding alpha/beta hydrolase; translated protein: MPYVTTADGIRAYYDLAGSGPALVMVHGASQDSLSWQYVLDHFAPFYTVYALDLPGHGKSGMPLGGPHTATPQNAQYLLQFLDAAGVQDPVLMGHSMGGGVVAQAAAMAPERIRGLVLVDGASVNVVKSSGYNPRILEMARINPGDWFEVTFRTLMGTLSDPARALEVVTDARRCIPAVAFADICAFGGFRMEQILDDIRCPVVIVEGGEDWSVPPESAREVERLLREGKVPVEYIEWPGIGHFPQSECPEQFTRDTLAAMRRLSL
- a CDS encoding ATP-binding cassette domain-containing protein, whose translation is MSVQLNVQGLSRHFGGIRAVDEVSFSTAPGQITGVIGPNGAGKTTLFNLIAGTTKPSAGAVIMDGAPITGRPAASLARQGLVRTFQMTHVFAGHTVFENLYRAALFRQFPSPWSLFNPWGVRRGRQEAARQAEQALALIGLESVADEQADSLAYGLQKILGVGMALTAMPRLLLMDEPAAGLNPVETVAMADLIERIHASGIDVVVVEHDMGLVMRLCQKLVVLVNGRLLAEGPTAQVRQDPRVIEAYLGADLDKEPGMEPPVESRASHHGKGQPASALAFSPDTTAAKVSKPAPMLEIKDLSVSYGAVRALDKVSFAVEEASVCAVIGANGAGKSTLMKAISGLVPVAGGEILLEGQPIQNLNAERRVNLGIALSPEGRRLFPELTVRENLLMGAYLRRDQVDITVDLERIYGYFPRLLEREQSQGRHLSGGEQQMCAIGRALMSRPRLLLLDEPSLGLAPAVTLEVARAIRQISQDGTTIVLVEQNARLALKLSNHAVVLETGRLSLAGDSQDIMNNPQIAAAYLGQAAESSHHA
- a CDS encoding branched-chain amino acid ABC transporter permease; translated protein: MSAIKTASFYPRDGVLHWVWHAVVVAVLLGWPVWAGQPRFALHLAIMVSLYACLAMSMNLVLRIGQLSLAHGALFGLGAYASAILSRDYGWSFPAAFLGAGVLTAALAVITGPVFMRIKGVHFALLTFALGEAVVLCFIEFHELFGGNNGFGQIPSLHASLPIPEGRYGVYLVTTSFALVVYFVLRALYRREWGMVADSLHQNEQLVRSGGLNVLRFRVSVFVLSALIAGWTGSLYAHYQGYISPDSFGFWTAVNAVIMNVLGGVGALAGAVVGAAILIPLPELLRDLLQYQRLIYGLTLILLLLFLPQGLAGLWSKWRGARKEAA
- a CDS encoding enoyl-CoA hydratase/isomerase family protein, which gives rise to MKRKYGRSVTVKVTGDHALVRFDRGVNRNAIDQDTLLALTQVAQDLALSLEIHTVVLTGAKDIFSAGIDLKDPQKWNDEQAGLLERRDVAQRGARLCRLWEELPQLTIAAIEGAAVGGSVALALACDWRVASQSSFLYLPEAKVGLNMGWGAIPRMVNMLGAARTKRAILLAERFGAEQAMDWGLLDEVCEPGQAVAVAQYLAKRASESPAAIIRMTKESVNQVANALNRLGIYMDADQALVCRDSVEGAQARAGFLSPGRA